CACTTTAACCATCATGCATATAGAATATTTCCCATATCATTAATGAACGCCAAAAGGGAATGCTAAGTATTTCTATCTCAGAATTTTACATTACTGTTCCTGACAGGATAGTAGTGAGTGATGTTTATCATGACACTGTTTAACTAAACAGCAGTCTAACAACATCAAAGATAAAAACTTAATCCACTATTGATAACGATTTATAAATCTTTAAGATTACTGAGCCCTGCCTGCCTTACAGAACTCCGCACGTATTTATATTATTAACGCATTGTTAGTCATAAATTTAAAATCAATGTAATAATATTTCATTATCGTGTAAATTAATGTTTATGTTGGCGTTATGTATCTTGATGTGAGGAATAAGATATGTAAATTAATGAATTTTTGTACACTTAAAGTAGTTGGATGTAATTGGACATGGTTTTTTATATTCTCCGGGAAAAAGGCTGGTATTCATTCAGACTCAAAGAAACATTATATTCATGAAGTCAGAGCAAGCTGAGATATTCCATGATGTAGTAGTTATCACTGTGCAAGCTTCAATAAAATTAGCGTATTAATAACCAGACATCACTGCGTTTTCTGCCCGGCTGCGGCCACCGAAGCCTCAGGGTTTATATCCAAACCCCATCCGGGGCATGGATTTTGTTTTTATGCGTTGTTTGACAGGCGACGACTGCGCCTGTTGACAGTTATAAAACCTTACACCCGCGAATGCCTGGGAATATGTGTGGGAAAGGATCAGCATTGGGCAGCAGTGGACAGAAGTGGCTGGGATGCTGACAACCACGCGCTCAGGCTCTTTTTACCGTATTTGCAGAGAATCGATACATAATGTTGCTAGGTTATTGATAAGAATAAGTAATGCCTATCAATGATTTTGCAGTACCACTCTTTAAGTCTTTGGATGTATCACGGACGTAACTAAATCCTAAAGTAAGTGCCATCGGAAGGTTTTTGTCAGAACCCACAACACCGCCGCTGTTGCCAATAAAATACTTAGTCTGGCCGGGGATATCTTTTGCTGAGCCATCAGGACCGAAAGAAAGCTGGGTTCCGGAAGAATTCGTTAATGTGAAACCTATACCCGAAGCTGTTGAATCAGAGGTTAAGGAGGTGATAGTGCTTCGATTAGCAGGATTATTTAAATCTGAAACTGAGTAATACAGTGCGATGCTTGGATCGCAAACAAGCGAGAATGTTACCTGCTGAGTATTTATTAATTGTGATGCAGCCGAATTGAGTAAAGAAGACATGGCCACAGCCCCCATGTCAACAGAAGCTGTCACGACATTTGGGGTACAAGTTCTAATTGAAGCTCTTACATTTGCGCTACCTGTACTGATATGAATAATTTCCTGGAGGGTATTTGTTTCATCGTAACATTCGAAACGGAACATTTCTTGCCCCGGAATTAAGGTATAGCCATCATTAGGGCGGTCTGAACCTTTCCAAATATACGAACCATAAGTAGTAGGTATTCCATTATAAACGCGTGCACCATTATCATAATTACCACTCCAGACAGTAGTTCTGACTGTTTGTCCGTAAGTTATCATCGCTGCATTAGATGACACATTATAAAAGGGAATTAGTGCAAACCCCGGTGCGCCAGTATCAAACAAATACATAACACTAGAACCTGCACTTGAATAAGTCTGACCTAAATAGCTTGCAACTGGAACGTAATCAACCCTTCTAAGGCTATAATTAATTGTATTGTTCGAACATATTTTTACCTGCCTGCCTATCCCCGAACCAGCTAAGACAGTAGCAAATGCCATGCTATCCGCAGCATTATTAATAACAATGTCCCCAGAAGTATAATTCCTCGAGTAATAAGACTCAACTACAGCAAGACCTTCTTTAGGAAAACAAATTAAGGTTAATACTATAAAAAAAGGGAACAAGTAAGTGCTTTTGTTCATGATTCATCCTTATAATCAACTATTAAAATTATTCATATGTATTTTTTTAAGTATTGAGTCATCATCGTCGACTACAAAAACCCAAAAATTACATTTCTTCAATTTGCAAAATTTACTTACATTGACTTTCCCTTCAGGAATTAAAGTTATTCTGCTATCTAATTTCTCAGTGCTCGGATATTTTATATTGATAGTCAAAACGAAATTGGAATGATTTCTTAACCAAAAAACGTCATTACCTTCCTTTACCAAGGCAAGGAGCGCAGGATCAAATTTTGAGAGATTATCATGTCTGTAAATCAAATTAAAATGTGACCTCAGTGCCAATGATATTGTACTGAAATCCTTCATTTTCTTTGAGTTGGGTATAAATGCAATAGTCAGTGAATATAGTTGGTCGGCTTTAATATTTTCTATTTTATCTGGGATCAGCATCTGTATATTAGATGTGTTCTTAGCAAGTAAAAATAAAGGAGGGGTTACGACAAAGCGACCTTCATCGTTTCCAGAAATATTGGTTTTGACTAAATAATCATTTTCATTGTCATTGATGATTTTTATAGGCAAACTTTTGGTATTTTGAGTAATTATAAAACGGGTTCCGACGACAGAAACACCTGCCAGAGAGTCCGCACTCAATATAATCAGAGACAATATTAAGATAAAAACTATTCTAGTCATAGGAGATTTCAAATGATGTGACGCCCGTGACTTTTCCGGGAGACATTTCGCCAGATGTTTTAACATAGGCAGCGTAGAAACTTAGTTTATTAATATCCGATGAATGAGTTAAATTAAAGCTACTAAAATTATTCCTGATGTCCAGGTTAGTTATATTCATGTCATATAATCCAATGGCTACACCATTTGCTTCACCCTCTGCACCAGAATTAATCTGAAGCAAATTAGGCATTTTCTCATCGCTAGCTCCAGTAAATCTCACGTTGACTGTGTTAATTTCTAAAGGACAATTTTCAATTATTATATTAAATGGTGTGAGACCAAAAGGGACTCCTAAATTCTTACCATTTAAGAGTCCAGTCGTCATGTTAACAACGGAGTTATTGCTCCCGGAAGAAAGAGAGCAAGTTGATGAGCTCAACTTTGCACTGATATTTATAGTTATCTGCTCAGCACTACCTGGAAAACAGGTAAAAATAAAACCCAGACAAATTAAAAATTGTTTAATCATAATACATATCCAGGAAAAGTACTGATGACGCGTCACCAGCTGCAACAGGGACTGCGACCGCTCTGTATTGCAAGAAGAATTTTAAAGTATATTTTTCGGTCGTTACAGGTGAACCCAGGGCTAACTTGGTATTCAAAGGAATTCGGTTACCTTTGTCATCTAATATTTCAATAGCAAGCCCTTGCGCAAGAGGTTCCGACATATCTGGCTGGCCCTTAATCTTTAGCAACGTCGGATCCAGTTCATTGGCCTCACCTGTAAATTGGTAAGAAATGTTGCTCGAAGTACCCAGGCAGTCTAAACCAATGTCTATCTCTTCCTTATTACTCACATTCCCTGGCGCTTTGAAGGCAGATGTATTCAAGTCAGAAAAAACAACATTCTTGGTGAGGTCTTCACTATTTACATTACAATTTTGATCTCTCAAGGCGCCATTGATACTCACCATCACATCAGCAGCGTAACTGCGTAGGTGTATAGCGTTGATCAGAACAAACAAGAACATATACTGGAAAAATTTAAGTTTCAATGCACATTCTCCTCAATGACATTCGACCTGAGTTCTATTTATTGTTCTGGATTTAAAATTCTCGTCATAATGTATTACAAATTTACAAGTGTCCTCATCATCCCATTTTACTTTATAGGTGGCATTGTTACTGACTCCAGTCAGATATACTGTTCCATCATCATTGGCAATAGCGAATGAGTTATTTCCTTCTTCGCTCACGATTGTTCCAAATCGTATAGGTTTGTTTTTATATTTAACCGAAACTAAGAAGTTATAGCCTCTTTTAACATCAAAAACTACTTTCGAGACAGCGCCTCGCGTTGGCGCCACTTTGATAACTCTGCCTTCTACATCAAAGTCATCACCAAATGTTAAAGGATCCAATTCAACATCATTATAATGATATGGCGATGCATAGGGGATAAGAGCATACCCATGCTTATCTATAGTAATGTTTTCTCCTGCCCGGTTAATTCTTGCTCCGCTAGCACCAGCAGCTTCAACCAGGATCGCAGTGTCATTCGCTTGTTGAGAGAAAACAATACCATTTTCATGTGCTAAAATAGAACCGCTAACTCCGTAATCTGCTTGTTTTGTTACAGGGGAGAATGTTAAACCTGATTTAAATCTTGCATAATCAGACCTATAATTAGCGGAAAGATATGTTGTATTGTTATCATGTTCTCTGTTAATACTTTGATTTATATTATAATCCATTCTATTGTCTAACGCAGTACCATACAAGCTTGTATTATTATTGTATGTTCCATCCTGTTTGTTATAAGTATAGCTATTGGAAATATATGCAATGTTGTTCCGCCCGCGACCGGAAAGGGGTATGGTAAAAGATACAAAAAACAAATTATTTTTTGTTTTATTGTACTCATATTTATTAAAACTTAAGGACAGCATCATGTTATTGAGTTTGTTAAAGGTTTTATTCCAACCTGCTTGAATGTTTTTCGATGTACCGCCGTTCCAATAATCCGTAGTATTACCCCATAGAGATAACTGCCCAAAATTGTTTAGATTTTGGGATATATTCCACTGATATGAAGCTTTCCTTGCACCGGAATAATTATAGTTCACTGACTCTCCAGTAAGCGGGTCAATATACTGGTTGTTATTTTTTTGAACCGCTTCATTAAGTGAGTAATAATTAGATGTTGAATATCTATAGCCGGTTATCTGTATATTTGTTCCAATATCCTGGAAAGACTTTGAGTACAACACTCTATAGGATTGTCCAACTTCTTTGTCATGCGCATCCTCAGTGTAATACGAATTGATGGCATCAAATGATAGCGCACCAATCCCACCTAAATCTTTTGCTAAACCGAGTCCTAAGGATCGATAATTTCCTGATAACTGAGTACCACCATAAATTGTAGTTTCATGCGGCAAGCCAAATGAAGCAGAACCTTGAAAAAATGATGCTTTCCTGGCAGCCTGGAGATCAAGTTCGCCTGCTGTAGCAGAATAATTATATAGTCCCGTTTTTAACAAATTAGGCAATGTAGAGTAGGGAATTATAAAATTTTTAACAGTACCGTCTGCAGCAATGAGTTCTACCTGATAATCACCACTGCTACCTACCGGGTTCAAATCCTTAATATCGTAGGGGCCTGCATCAACATAAGTTTGGTATACAATTACACCATTTTGTCTAATTGTTAACTTAGAGCGGCTATCTGCTATACCTTTAATCGGAGGTGAATACCCTCTTTCACTTTCCGGACGCATTTCTTCAGATGTAGCCAGTGTAACACCAGTATAGGTAAGTGAATCAAATAAATTAGATCCTAATGAATTTTGACCTATGATTAGATTGCTTTTAAGCCCCTGAATAGCTCTGCTCGCAAAGACGTTATTTATCTTTTTTTCATTGTGATGACTTACACCGTAATGACTCTGATTCCAGTAGATATTACCATTAAAACGCCATGCTCCGTAGTTCAGCTTATTATTAAAGCTAAAATAAGACGATGAAAAATTGGAGTTATTTGTGTTTTTTGAGTTACTCCCGGTAAAGTCATAATTACTAATAAATACGGGAATACCATCATCCCAGTCTCTTACATCAGCCAGGCTAGAGCGTGTGGCATCAAGATATATTTGAGGTATAGATATTCTCAGAAGCAGCTTCGACATCTCGACCTGATACGATGAGCCACTAACATTTTTTTGTAAGTCTATGCATTTACTATTATCTCCAATAGCTCGCAATTTCTTTTTTAGACTATCGTTAAATGGCATAAGGTCAACTAACTCAGATGTGAAGCACGGTTCAACTTTTTTTTCCTTAGAATTCACTTCGACAAAACGAATTTTACTGTTCTTGATGAATTTGTCGCCTACATAAACATCAAAATAATAAACGCCAGGTGTAACGTTATTATTTTTAGATATAAATGATAAGTCATGCAGAGAAGCTACATCACTACCTAAGAACAATGGATTGAAATAATCCTCAGCATGTACCTGAGCTATGCGTACAAAAAGCAAAGCAAATGTAATAAATCTTAAGGAATACATTTCTAGATCCAATCGTTTATTTTTTAAAATTAAGACTATAACTTGCAAGTATTATTATTGACTTGCACTCCATAATCGTTGATGAAACTATATTTTATTTCTGATCCTGATGATTTTATAGCAATGCTTACATTGCCAAATGGGGCAATGGTTTCCGCCTTAGAAACTTCTTTGTTATTGATGCTAACATTGACCATATTTACGTAGTATGGTGATGTGTTTTTAATTTGTAATGTTTTACCGTTGAGCTGGCAAGCGAGCGTTTTTGCAGCATCGCTCGCTTCGCTATTCAAATCATTTGGCCTTATGAATAATTTTATTTTTGTTGTAATTGAAACCAATAGCGAGTTATTAAGCTCTTGTTCCTCTTTACTTAAAGATGGGATCACTTTAGCATTGAAATAAAAAAGTTCCTCTCTGTCATTGGGTAATTTATTTTTATCACCAGCATAAACAATACGTAATACGCTGTCAGTATTTGCATTTAACACAAATAGTGGTGGAGTTACGATAAAGTCATCGACTTTATTTCCCTGCTTATCGGTAACCCAGGATTGGACGAGGAAATTATTTTTCTTATCGTTA
The Rahnella variigena genome window above contains:
- a CDS encoding fimbrial protein, whose amino-acid sequence is MNKSTYLFPFFIVLTLICFPKEGLAVVESYYSRNYTSGDIVINNAADSMAFATVLAGSGIGRQVKICSNNTINYSLRRVDYVPVASYLGQTYSSAGSSVMYLFDTGAPGFALIPFYNVSSNAAMITYGQTVRTTVWSGNYDNGARVYNGIPTTYGSYIWKGSDRPNDGYTLIPGQEMFRFECYDETNTLQEIIHISTGSANVRASIRTCTPNVVTASVDMGAVAMSSLLNSAASQLINTQQVTFSLVCDPSIALYYSVSDLNNPANRSTITSLTSDSTASGIGFTLTNSSGTQLSFGPDGSAKDIPGQTKYFIGNSGGVVGSDKNLPMALTLGFSYVRDTSKDLKSGTAKSLIGITYSYQ
- a CDS encoding fimbrial biogenesis chaperone, with the translated sequence MTRIVFILILSLIILSADSLAGVSVVGTRFIITQNTKSLPIKIINDNENDYLVKTNISGNDEGRFVVTPPLFLLAKNTSNIQMLIPDKIENIKADQLYSLTIAFIPNSKKMKDFSTISLALRSHFNLIYRHDNLSKFDPALLALVKEGNDVFWLRNHSNFVLTINIKYPSTEKLDSRITLIPEGKVNVSKFCKLKKCNFWVFVVDDDDSILKKIHMNNFNS
- a CDS encoding fimbrial protein, which translates into the protein MIKQFLICLGFIFTCFPGSAEQITINISAKLSSSTCSLSSGSNNSVVNMTTGLLNGKNLGVPFGLTPFNIIIENCPLEINTVNVRFTGASDEKMPNLLQINSGAEGEANGVAIGLYDMNITNLDIRNNFSSFNLTHSSDINKLSFYAAYVKTSGEMSPGKVTGVTSFEISYD
- a CDS encoding fimbrial protein, whose translation is MKLKFFQYMFLFVLINAIHLRSYAADVMVSINGALRDQNCNVNSEDLTKNVVFSDLNTSAFKAPGNVSNKEEIDIGLDCLGTSSNISYQFTGEANELDPTLLKIKGQPDMSEPLAQGLAIEILDDKGNRIPLNTKLALGSPVTTEKYTLKFFLQYRAVAVPVAAGDASSVLFLDMYYD
- a CDS encoding fimbria/pilus outer membrane usher protein: MYSLRFITFALLFVRIAQVHAEDYFNPLFLGSDVASLHDLSFISKNNNVTPGVYYFDVYVGDKFIKNSKIRFVEVNSKEKKVEPCFTSELVDLMPFNDSLKKKLRAIGDNSKCIDLQKNVSGSSYQVEMSKLLLRISIPQIYLDATRSSLADVRDWDDGIPVFISNYDFTGSNSKNTNNSNFSSSYFSFNNKLNYGAWRFNGNIYWNQSHYGVSHHNEKKINNVFASRAIQGLKSNLIIGQNSLGSNLFDSLTYTGVTLATSEEMRPESERGYSPPIKGIADSRSKLTIRQNGVIVYQTYVDAGPYDIKDLNPVGSSGDYQVELIAADGTVKNFIIPYSTLPNLLKTGLYNYSATAGELDLQAARKASFFQGSASFGLPHETTIYGGTQLSGNYRSLGLGLAKDLGGIGALSFDAINSYYTEDAHDKEVGQSYRVLYSKSFQDIGTNIQITGYRYSTSNYYSLNEAVQKNNNQYIDPLTGESVNYNYSGARKASYQWNISQNLNNFGQLSLWGNTTDYWNGGTSKNIQAGWNKTFNKLNNMMLSLSFNKYEYNKTKNNLFFVSFTIPLSGRGRNNIAYISNSYTYNKQDGTYNNNTSLYGTALDNRMDYNINQSINREHDNNTTYLSANYRSDYARFKSGLTFSPVTKQADYGVSGSILAHENGIVFSQQANDTAILVEAAGASGARINRAGENITIDKHGYALIPYASPYHYNDVELDPLTFGDDFDVEGRVIKVAPTRGAVSKVVFDVKRGYNFLVSVKYKNKPIRFGTIVSEEGNNSFAIANDDGTVYLTGVSNNATYKVKWDDEDTCKFVIHYDENFKSRTINRTQVECH
- a CDS encoding fimbrial biogenesis chaperone, giving the protein MKFNLLILLILTFIMPPAFAEGVSLGATRLIYPADKSQTAIKIFNNDKKNNFLVQSWVTDKQGNKVDDFIVTPPLFVLNANTDSVLRIVYAGDKNKLPNDREELFYFNAKVIPSLSKEEQELNNSLLVSITTKIKLFIRPNDLNSEASDAAKTLACQLNGKTLQIKNTSPYYVNMVNVSINNKEVSKAETIAPFGNVSIAIKSSGSEIKYSFINDYGVQVNNNTCKL